The Montipora capricornis isolate CH-2021 chromosome 3, ASM3666992v2, whole genome shotgun sequence genome window below encodes:
- the LOC138042301 gene encoding NACHT domain- and WD repeat-containing protein 1-like isoform X3 has protein sequence MLENSHSRAQDGATLSPGSMLFDELQLVGSRLSSAATQNTLHQFPELAARYRKVMCGDLEQRLTTKAKIIRVFTSSTFTDMAAERNALMERIYPRLKVFAQQEGYEFQVVDMRWGVRDGSTDDHSTLELCLKELKACQELSTGPNFMAFLGQKYGFRPLPSTIVASEFEQLLDTLPDQEERKLLETWFVCDVNAVPCTYVLQPISTRIPGYLSQDPDQRYLALQQWTEILTKLQNVLRREAKRMFGDQEEEKLRKYFMSVTESEIRHGVMSVDNPEKHCLWISRNIRDLENHLQDKNAQSFIDINCSTRVIDLDAKDLLLKLKDVVMKTLPSSCIRTFEVEWNSKGISPSSVPEHAEYISNLCKEVEYLLKDKITDFISRNLKGDVNDPLYDEVVEHLRFCQNKCSTFYGRKGILDRCRVYLKDDRRDAFVVYGQSGCGKTSVMSMVAKEAWNISSQSNVVIRYIGTTPNSSQIRLLLHSVCEQICNIYGRDPRTIREEIKELQEDFASCLQMATAEKPLFIFLDSLDQFGLEDNARQLIWFPLVLPDHVKLIVSTLPDDEYECFPILQSLLGEDNFVEVPKLPEKDAFQILRNWLSVAGRTLSPSQESIVTEALQKCSLPIFIRVAFDEALRWKSYSLPSETVLQDTVRGAVNALFERVEIQHGRLLVQHTLAYITASKSGLTSTEIEDLLSCDDQVLDDVYQYWTPPIRRIPPLLEVRIKNDLAGYLIDRGADGASVITWYHRQFIEAARDRYLSSEEERIHTHQGLSDYFLGVWANGRKKPYKTTRDENLEADRFVPNQPWTFDDGKSSKKLRNFNYRKISELPFHLVLCKDLETLKKEVLCNFSFLLSCLEAYSLRDLMDDFDFALQRIFDKDIQLVKETLQLSTFALLQHPAQLSSQLLGRIPTGNESDIISSLLHQARNSRLSSLLPSTVCLTSPGGPLIHSMSGHQLPISALSSSADGKLIASASFDSTCTVWNVYSGRLVRTLEGVGEDVWFVAISPDNSLLVVSGSSAISVWRLSNGQRVFSVSQEHMPTAAPICVLEKENTALLGTIQDSCIKFFDLQTGRITLEITDSNLVTFGGNSSPLCLCSMADQTVLYASRGNLASAAGWVRQANLNTKEVRDVVQVSAGHFVHFMGVTKTAMLLLALSEGSPNSRRGSAVQTTFFTLELWDLKTNMLVRILVDPSSKVRCYALSMDNSKALTLGNPRFLASANVFQAEIKIFDLISGEVTQWILMYPSSIHLIQFIDTNHVLSASRDKIVRLWDLDRCVPTSASDESEEEIELEIVDMCGYRAVCWEKDALRVVDLQAGHSFRFVNGVKPQIALVNDSEAIIVSSGKMHLFDINQSQMIREFEGDIWDEGLTNAFFIHVKHEVVAVNSDQRSLSVYDMRTGQKTSEMHCEHIRRLVCTPNGDICVSGHSVINEADSVKSRYYFTVWDMKERKRVQEIDIDNAETDFSEMQLAKDGSLLSDIVYDLHTRVYRAVVFDVKTGNLSFASKTKHQIHTSAILAETRNLLLGLFDGTIELCDIDNGDGQCLHRINRAHLGSIHRIYTTDDGTVAMTTAGGLDSKDRSIRFWRLHKDHVELLTVFTPDAKVSSMNISSDGHFVALEITDVVAFVLVKEKNQTELQLRSFNGFTCCSVVDLTDFKILNR, from the exons ATGCTCGAAAATTCTCATAGTAGAGCCCAGGATGGAGCGACGTTGTCACCTGGATCTATGTTATTTGATGAACTTCAACTTGTGGGATCGAGGCTTTCCTCGGCTGCAACTCAAAACACCTTGCACCAGTTTCCTGAGCTCGCAGCACGGTACAGGAAAGTGATGTGTGGAGACTTGGAGCAACGTTTAACCACGAAAGCAAAGATCATTCGCGTATTCACCAGCTCTACGTTTACAG ACATGGCTGCAGAAAGAAATGCTTTGATGGAAAGAATCTACCCACGATTGAAAGTATTTGCGCAACAAGAAGGCTACGAATTTCAG GTGGTTGACATGAGATGGGGTGTACGAGACGGATCCACGGACGATCATTCAACACTGGAATTGTGTTTAAAGGAACTTAAGGCTTGCCAGGAACTATCTACTGGCCCTAATTTTATG GCCTTTTTGGGACAGAAATATGGTTTCCGTCCACTGCCTTCCACGATAGTTGCCTCTGAATTTGAACAGCTTCTTGACACCCTGCCGGACcaagaagaaagaaagctgtTGGAAACATGGTTTGTCTGTGATGTCAATGCAGTACCGTGCACATATGTGCTACAACCCATTAGCACTCGAATTCCAGGCTACCTCAGCCAGGATCCCGACCAAAGATACCTTGCACTTCAACAGTGGACTGAGATCTTAACAAAGTTACAGAACGTTCTAAGACGTGAAGCTAAAAGAATGTTTGGGgatcaagaggaagaaaagCTCCGCAAGTACTTCATGTCAG tGACGGAGAGTGAAATACGCCACGGAGTTATGAGTGTCGATAATCCAGAGAAACACTGTCTGTGGATCAGTAGGAATATACGTGATCTGGAAAATCATTTACAAGACAAGAATGCACAGTCCTTTATTGACATAAATTGCAGTACTCGAGTGATCGATCTTGACGCAAAAGACCTTTTATTG AAACTCAAAGACGTTGTCATGAAGACCTTACCAAGCTCCTGCATCAGGACATTTGAGGTGGAATGGAACTCCAAAGGAATATCTCCTAGCAGTGTTCCGGAACACGCTGAATATATCAGTAACTTATGCAAGGAAGTCGAATACCTACTGAAGGATAAGATCACAGATTTCATAAGCAGAAATTTAAAAGGCGATGTCAATGACCCACTCTATGATGAAGTTGTTGAACACTTACGATTTTGCCAAAACAAATGCAGCACCTTCTACGGACGGAAAGGAATTCTCGACCGATGCAGAGTGTATCTTAAG GATGATAGACGTGATGCGTTCGTCGTTTACGGTCAATCGGGCTGTGGCAAGACATCTGTGATGTCCATGGTCGCAAAAGAGGCATGGAATATCTCCAGTCAATCAAACGTCGTCATTAGATACATTGGCACCACACCGAACTCTTCACAAATTCGTCTTCTGCTGCATAGTGTCTGTGAACAAATCTGCAACATTTATGGGCGAGATCCTCGCACAATCAGAGAG GAAATCAAAGAGCTTCAAGAGGATTTTGCAAGTTGTCTTCAGATGGCAACAGCTGAAAAACCACTCTTCATATTCTTGGATTCGCTGGATCAGTTTGGGCTTGAGGATAACGCCAGACAGCTTATTTGGTTTCCTTTAGTTCTTCCAGACCATGTAAAGCTTATCGTCTCCACTTTGCCTGACGATGAATACGAGTGCTTCCCAATACTACAG TCTTTGCTTGGTGAAGACAACTTTGTGGAGGTTCCGAAATTGCCCGAGAAGGATGCCTTTCAGATTTTAAGAAACTGGTTGAGCGTTGCTGGGAGAACTCTTTCACCATCGCAGGAATCCATTGTCACCGAAGCACTTCAAAAGTGCTCTCTACCGATCTTTATTCGGGTGGCATTTGACGAGGCACTAAGATGGAAGTCATATTCTTTACCCAGTGAAACTGTGCTTCAAGACACAGTCCGAG GAGCTGTAAACGCTCTGTTTGAGAGGGTTGAGATACAGCACGGACGATTGTTGGTGCAGCATACACTGGCTTACATCACGGCTTCTAAGAGTGGCCTGACATCCACCGAAATAGAGGACTTGCTCTCTTGTGACGATCAGGTCTTGGATGACGTCTACCAGTATTGGACACCACCAATCAGACGAATCCCTCCATTGCTTGAGGTCCGGATAAAGAATGATTTAGCTGGTTATTTGATTGACAGGGGCGCTGATGGTGCAAGTGTTATCACATGGTATCACAGACAGTTCATTGAAGCTGCTCGAGATCGCTATCTATCGTCGGAAGAGGAAAGGATTCACACCCATCAAGGTTTAAGTGATTACTTCTTGGGCGTTTGGGCCAACGGAAGGAAAAAGCCGTATAAAACAACAAGGGATGAGAATTTAGAGGCTGATCGTTTTGTTCCTAATCAACCTTGGACATTTGATGACGGTAAAAGCAGCAAAAAGCTAAGGAACTTCAACTATCGCAAGATAAGTGAACTGCCTTTCCATTTGGTTTTGTGCAAGGACTTAGAGACGCTGAAGAAGGAAGTTTTGTGCAACTTTTCATTTCTTCTGTCTTGTTTGGAGGCTTACTCTCTACGAGACCTCATGGATGATTTTGATTTCGCCCTCCAAAGAATTTTCGACAAAGACATCCAGCTTGTAAAGGAAACTCTTCAGCTGTCAACATTTGCTCTTCTACAGCATCCGGCCCAGTTATCGTCCCAACTCCTAGGACGAATCCCAACCGGCAATGAATCTGACATCATCAGTTCGTTACTACACCAGGCTCGAAATTCGCGGCTCTCTTCCTTATTACCCAGTACGGTGTGTTTGACCTCACCTGGTGGGCCTTTGATACACTCCATGTCTGGACACCAGTTGCCCATCTCTGCTCTAAGTTCCAGTGCGGATGGTAAACTGATCGCAAGCGCGTCTTTTGACTCGACGTGCACAGTATGGAACGTCTATTCGGGCAGATTAGTGAGAACTTTAGAGGGAGTAG GTGAAGATGTTTGGTTTGTAGCAATTTCTCCAGATAATTCATTGTTGGTGGTCTCTGGAAGCAGCGCCATTTCAGTGTGGAGGCTTTCAAATGGACAGCGTGTGTTCTCCGTATCACAAGAGCACATGCCTACTGCCGCACCTATTTGTGTGCTTGAGAAAGAAAACACGGCGTTACTGGGAACAATTCAAGACTCGTGCATCAAGTTCTTTGATTTGCAGACGGGACGAATCACCTTAGAGATTACTGACAGCAACTTAGTGACATTCGGTGGAAACTCTTCTCCGTTATGTCTTTGTTCAATGGCAGACCAAACTGTCTTGTACGCGAGCAGAGGCAATCTTGCTTCGGCAGCAGGTTGGGTACGACAGGCAAATTTAAACACTAAAGAAGTGAGGGATGTAGTTCAAGTTAGCGCGGGCCATTTCGTTCACTTTATGGGTGTTACAAAGACGGCCATGCTGCTTTTGGCACTTAGTGAAGGATCACCCAATTCAAGAAGAGGATCCGCCGTGCAAACAACGTTTTTTACACTTGAGCTTTGGGATTTAAAAACAAATATGCTGGTCCGCATCCTAGTCGACCCTTCCAGCAAAGTGCGATGCTATGCATTGTCGATGGACAACTCTAAGGCATTGACCCTAGGAAATCCGAGGTTTTTGGCTAGTGCTAATGTTTTTCAAGCCGAAATAAAgatttttgatttgatttctggaGAGGTCACCCAGTGGATTCTCATGTACCCGAGTAGCATTCATTTAATACAATTCATTGACACCAACCACGTCTTATCTGCATCACGAGACAAAATTGTTCGACTTTGGGATCTGGACAGATGTGTCCCTACATCTGCAAGTGATGAAAGCGAGGAGGAAATTGAGTTGGAAATAGTGGACATGTGTGGATATCGTGCCGTTTGTTGGGAGAAAGATGCATTACGAGTAGTAGACCTTCAAGCAGGCCATTCCTTTCGATTTGTAAATGGTGTGAAACCTCAAATTGCGTTAGTTAATGACAGTGAAGCAATCATTGTGTCGTCAGGAAAGATGCACCTATTCGACATCAACCAGAGCCAAATGATTCGTGAGTTTGAGGGTGACATCTGGGACGAAGGACTGACAAATGCTTTCTTTATCCACGTGAAGCATGAAGTAGTTGCGGTAAATTCTGACCAAAGATCTTTGTCTGTGTATGACATGCGCACTGGCCAGAAAACATCCGAGATGCACTGTGAGCACATTCGAAG ACTTGTGTGTACACCAAATGGAGATATCTGTGTATCCGGGCACAGCGTGATCAATGAAGCGGACTCAGTTAAGTCTCGGTACTATTTCACCGTTTGGGATATGAAAGAAAGGAAGCGCGTCCAGGAAATTGACATAGACAACGCGGAGACAGATTTCAGTG AAATGCAGTTGGCTAAAGATGGAAGCCTTTTGTCCGACATAGTTTACGACTTACATACCAGAGTCTACCGCGCTGTTGTCTTTGATGTGAAAACTGGAAACCTCTCGTTTGCATCCAAAACGAAGCACCAAATTCATACATCGGCTATCTTAGCAGAAACCAGAAATTTGCTGCTTGGACTGTTTGATGGAACAATTGAACTCTGTGACATTGACAATGGAGATGGACAATGCCTCCATAGAATAAACCGTGCCCATCTAGGATCAATTCACCGTATATACACTACTGATGATGGCACAGTTGCCATGACAACGGCAGGGGGCCTGGACTCCAAGGATCGGTCGATTCGATTTTGGAGACTGCACAAGGACCACGTCGAGTTATTAACTGTGTTTACTCCGGATGCAAAAGTGTCCTCCATGAATATCTCGAGCGACGGTCACTTTGTTGCTCTGGAGATAACTGATGTTGTTGCCTTTGttcttgtaaaagaaaaaaaccaaacagaACTGCAATTAAGGTCTTTTAACGGATTTACTTGCTGTTCAGTTGTAGATTTGACAGACTTTAAAATTCTCAACAGATAG